One segment of uncultured Propionivibrio sp. DNA contains the following:
- a CDS encoding TIGR00366 family protein: MSQEKRPIQEEEGAMQRMGASLANWAEKWFPDAYVFAAIAVLVVVVAALAMGRTPAQVSVDFGKSFWNLIPFTMQMAFVVIGGYIVAVSPPVRKVIMWLAQFPKTPKVAVAYVAFVAMVASLLSWGFSLIFAGILMREVSKRVAGVDYRAMGAAGYLGLGSIWALGLSSSAALLMATKGSIPPALLKISGVIALADTLFTWQNLVMIVVLLVLSVWICYASTPTADKAKTVEMAGITYKEENEDIGTPQTPGEKLEFSPVLTLVIVALGLVYLYDVFSTKGGLAALDLNTYNFMFLIVGMLLHWTPRSFLRAAAKSVPMTGGVLLQFPLYAGIFGVLMGSGLNEVLAHFFVSISTQETLPLVGGIYSAILGLFLPSGGGKWVVEAPYLLQAANELHVNLAWMVQVYNAAEALPNFINPFWMLPLMGLTGVKARDLAGYSTLQLIFHTPVVLLLLWALGLTLPYVPPVLG; this comes from the coding sequence ATGAGTCAGGAAAAAAGACCCATCCAAGAGGAAGAAGGCGCGATGCAGCGCATGGGCGCGTCACTCGCCAACTGGGCAGAAAAGTGGTTCCCGGACGCCTACGTCTTCGCGGCGATCGCCGTGCTCGTCGTCGTCGTTGCCGCGCTGGCCATGGGCCGCACGCCGGCCCAGGTGTCGGTGGATTTCGGCAAGTCGTTCTGGAACCTGATCCCCTTCACCATGCAAATGGCGTTCGTCGTGATCGGTGGCTATATCGTTGCCGTGTCGCCGCCGGTGCGCAAAGTCATCATGTGGCTCGCGCAATTCCCGAAAACGCCGAAAGTGGCGGTGGCCTATGTCGCCTTCGTGGCGATGGTCGCCTCGCTGCTGAGCTGGGGCTTCAGCCTGATCTTCGCCGGCATCCTGATGCGTGAAGTCAGCAAGCGCGTTGCCGGTGTCGATTACCGTGCGATGGGCGCCGCCGGTTATCTTGGCCTGGGTAGTATCTGGGCGCTTGGCCTGTCGTCATCGGCCGCGCTGCTGATGGCGACCAAGGGGTCGATCCCGCCGGCTCTGCTCAAGATCAGCGGCGTCATCGCGCTCGCCGACACCTTGTTCACCTGGCAGAACCTTGTCATGATCGTCGTGCTGCTGGTGCTGTCGGTGTGGATCTGCTACGCCTCGACACCGACCGCCGACAAGGCGAAGACGGTTGAAATGGCCGGCATTACCTACAAGGAAGAGAACGAGGATATCGGCACGCCGCAGACGCCGGGCGAAAAGCTGGAATTCAGCCCGGTCCTGACGCTGGTGATCGTTGCCCTCGGTCTGGTCTATCTGTATGACGTCTTCAGCACCAAGGGGGGGCTGGCAGCGCTCGACCTCAATACCTACAACTTCATGTTCCTGATCGTCGGCATGCTGCTGCACTGGACGCCGCGCTCCTTCCTGCGCGCCGCCGCCAAGTCGGTACCGATGACCGGCGGTGTGCTGCTGCAGTTCCCGCTCTACGCCGGTATCTTCGGTGTGCTGATGGGGTCGGGGCTGAACGAAGTGCTGGCGCACTTCTTCGTGTCGATTTCGACGCAGGAAACGCTGCCACTGGTCGGTGGCATCTACTCGGCGATCCTCGGTCTGTTCCTGCCGTCCGGCGGTGGCAAGTGGGTCGTTGAAGCGCCGTACCTGCTGCAAGCCGCCAACGAACTGCACGTCAACCTAGCGTGGATGGTGCAGGTCTACAACGCCGCCGAAGCGCTGCCGAACTTCATCAACCCGTTCTGGATGCTGCCGCTGATGGGTCTGACCGGTGTCAAGGCGCGCGATCTGGCCGGCTATTCGACGCTGCAGTTGATCTTCCACACCCCGGTGGTCTTGTTGCTGCTCTGGGCGCTCGGTCTGACGCTGCCGTACGTGCCGCCGGTTCTCGGGTAA
- the bktB gene encoding beta-ketothiolase BktB produces the protein MMSKEVFALSAVRSPVGSFGGSLGGLAPEELGSMVAKEAFVRAGVDPKQASYAVVGNVIPCSFSFPYVPRRVTIGAGMAMESTVMACNRLCGSAMQAIINVSQNILLGDAEIGLGGGVEVMSAGGYLSTAMRTGARMGDTTMVDMMVAVLTDPFGAGHMGMTAENQAVKWGISREEQDAFALESQVRAAKAIAEGRFKSQIVPVTLKTRKGEVVFDTDEHPRATTLEALAKMKPAFKKDGTVTAGNASGINDGAAFLVLAGNAAAGGSGQKPLARLVSYAVSGVEASLMGDGPIPSTQAALKRAGLTLDQIDVIEANEAFAAQAIAVGKGLGLDPVKTNPNGGAIALGHPVGATGAVIVTKLLHEMQRVNARYGLATMCIGGGQGITTIWERC, from the coding sequence ATCATGAGCAAGGAAGTATTTGCATTGAGCGCCGTCCGGTCTCCGGTCGGCAGTTTTGGTGGATCGCTGGGCGGTCTGGCGCCGGAAGAACTCGGCAGCATGGTGGCGAAGGAAGCCTTCGTGCGGGCCGGCGTCGATCCGAAGCAGGCGAGCTACGCCGTTGTTGGCAACGTCATTCCCTGCAGTTTCAGCTTCCCGTATGTGCCGCGTCGGGTGACGATCGGCGCCGGCATGGCGATGGAATCGACGGTGATGGCTTGTAACCGCCTGTGCGGATCGGCCATGCAGGCGATCATCAACGTGTCGCAGAACATCCTGCTCGGCGACGCCGAGATCGGGTTGGGCGGCGGCGTCGAAGTGATGTCGGCGGGCGGTTACCTCTCGACGGCGATGCGCACCGGTGCGCGCATGGGCGACACGACGATGGTCGACATGATGGTGGCGGTGCTGACCGATCCGTTCGGGGCCGGTCACATGGGTATGACAGCCGAGAATCAGGCAGTCAAGTGGGGCATCAGCCGTGAGGAGCAGGACGCCTTCGCGCTGGAGTCGCAGGTGCGCGCGGCCAAGGCGATTGCCGAGGGACGCTTCAAGTCGCAGATCGTGCCGGTGACGTTGAAAACGCGCAAAGGCGAGGTAGTGTTCGATACCGACGAGCATCCGCGCGCGACGACGCTGGAAGCGCTGGCGAAGATGAAGCCGGCATTCAAGAAGGATGGCACGGTGACGGCGGGTAACGCGTCGGGGATCAACGACGGCGCAGCATTCCTGGTGCTGGCCGGAAATGCGGCGGCAGGCGGGAGTGGGCAGAAGCCGCTGGCGCGGTTGGTGTCGTACGCGGTGTCCGGGGTCGAGGCGAGCCTCATGGGCGACGGACCGATTCCGTCGACGCAGGCGGCGCTGAAGCGTGCCGGGCTGACGCTCGACCAGATCGACGTGATCGAAGCGAACGAAGCGTTTGCGGCGCAGGCGATCGCGGTGGGCAAAGGGCTGGGTCTTGATCCAGTGAAGACGAACCCGAACGGCGGCGCGATCGCGCTCGGCCACCCGGTCGGCGCAACCGGCGCGGTGATCGTCACCAAGCTCCTGCACGAGATGCAGCGCGTCAATGCACGCTACGGCCTGGCGACCATGTGCATCGGTGGCGGCCAGGGCATTACCACCATCTGGGAACGCTGCTGA
- a CDS encoding response regulator → MKIRNVLVNGFGVALVAVVAVVVLSFAMLSQLTSQWRDASTVANKRYEIMLKASLQLGYATSYFNNYVLEGGNDARRFNSEMQELSALLDAYAESGVIDEFEHGLLADARDFIAQYRNDIRKIMRLRESGVTSAALKLAVQGEADKMLALIIRKLTDINGQRTSIATKKIDRQFDLSRLGLLLAALVAAGSILAVGILTSRMIVRNDKERMLAIGSLQVEVGERRKAEAELDEYHEHLEQLVRDRTAELEEARVIADAANMAKSDFLANMSHEIRTPMNGIIGLTQLALDTRLTGQQRNYLDKVLTSSRALLSLLNDILDYSKIEACRIELEATDFLLEDVLLATSDLLSFRADEKGLELFIDMDPDVPRWVMGDPLRLSQVINNLVGNAIKFTQQGEVHLKVDIADRTQETLFLRFSVRDTGIGIVPEDSKKLFLPFVQADTTVTRKFGGTGLGLAISKRLVELMGGQIAVSSAPGVGSTFSFTVRLGVPSLRENERPSGRRLQDLMPKRTLVVDDQETSLIIMRTLLEKWHFPVTTALSGEEGLRLLAEAKDRGVPFDLILLDWRMPGMDGVEVVHSIDAAFEEGQGVRPPTVFMVTAFSREDLKEESSGLNVDAILNKPVTPSVLFDALVSMQQKESVPRPSAEGSSGLRGFGLETVCGASILLVEDNEINQQVAREFLEKNGFLVTVASDGRQAVEQVAHGAFDLVLMDLHMPIMDGFEATQRIRALPQGARLPVIAMTAAAMAQDRRDSLNAGMNDHIAKPVEPKNLAETLLKWLSGPSQVRSGNTGTAFAAASDHDEASEIEAIERRMPGISVRFGLARIMGNLALYKRLLQSFSERHLETVPKLRALQAANDIDAIGLEAHNLKGEAGNLGIDAVRTAADHLGVRIKAGDSSVTLQRLVDDLVKHLEDAVELLGPGAFALEDANSNDGGGATVIPFSVAQAEAQLGILRDLLRSRNLAARRVASELETSFRGNPGLHEVREIAGAIRELHYEAALCMLDQLFSRPPWGAGA, encoded by the coding sequence ATGAAGATCAGGAATGTGCTTGTGAATGGCTTCGGCGTAGCGCTTGTCGCAGTTGTTGCGGTGGTGGTGCTGTCGTTCGCGATGCTCTCTCAATTGACATCGCAGTGGCGTGACGCCTCGACCGTTGCAAACAAGCGTTACGAAATCATGTTGAAGGCGTCCTTGCAGTTGGGTTATGCGACTTCGTATTTCAATAATTATGTTCTCGAGGGCGGGAACGATGCGCGGCGCTTCAACAGTGAAATGCAGGAATTGTCGGCGTTGCTCGACGCCTATGCCGAGAGCGGTGTCATTGATGAATTCGAGCACGGCCTGCTGGCAGATGCCCGGGACTTCATCGCACAGTACAGAAATGACATTCGCAAGATCATGCGGTTGCGCGAATCCGGCGTCACCAGCGCTGCGCTTAAACTGGCGGTTCAAGGTGAGGCCGACAAGATGCTGGCGCTCATCATACGCAAATTGACCGACATCAATGGTCAGCGGACAAGCATTGCCACCAAAAAAATAGATCGCCAATTCGACTTGAGTCGATTGGGGTTGCTGCTGGCCGCACTTGTCGCCGCCGGATCTATCCTGGCTGTTGGCATCCTCACTTCGCGGATGATTGTCAGAAACGACAAGGAGCGCATGCTGGCGATCGGATCGCTGCAGGTGGAAGTCGGCGAGCGACGAAAGGCCGAGGCCGAACTCGATGAATATCACGAACACCTGGAGCAACTGGTTCGGGATCGTACTGCCGAACTGGAAGAAGCGCGTGTGATTGCTGATGCCGCCAATATGGCGAAATCGGATTTTCTCGCCAACATGAGTCACGAAATCCGAACGCCGATGAATGGCATCATCGGTTTGACGCAACTGGCGTTGGACACCCGCCTGACCGGACAGCAGCGTAATTATCTCGACAAAGTGCTGACGTCATCGCGGGCGCTTTTGAGCCTGCTCAACGATATTCTCGACTATTCAAAGATAGAGGCTTGTCGTATCGAACTCGAAGCGACGGACTTCCTGCTTGAGGACGTTTTGTTGGCAACGAGTGATCTGCTTTCCTTCCGGGCCGACGAGAAAGGGCTGGAACTGTTCATCGACATGGATCCGGATGTTCCTCGCTGGGTAATGGGTGATCCGTTGAGGCTCAGCCAGGTGATCAATAATCTGGTCGGAAATGCCATCAAATTTACGCAGCAAGGCGAGGTTCATCTTAAGGTCGATATCGCAGACAGGACGCAGGAAACCTTGTTTCTGCGCTTCTCTGTCAGGGATACAGGGATAGGTATCGTTCCTGAAGACTCCAAGAAATTGTTCCTGCCGTTTGTCCAGGCCGATACGACGGTGACCAGGAAATTTGGCGGGACCGGTCTGGGTCTGGCAATCAGCAAACGTCTTGTCGAACTGATGGGCGGGCAGATCGCAGTATCAAGTGCGCCCGGCGTTGGCAGTACTTTTTCCTTTACGGTTCGCCTGGGGGTGCCGTCGTTGCGAGAGAACGAACGACCGTCTGGTCGGCGTCTTCAGGATCTGATGCCAAAACGGACTTTGGTCGTCGACGATCAGGAGACGTCGTTGATCATCATGAGAACGTTGCTCGAGAAGTGGCATTTCCCAGTGACAACGGCACTGTCCGGAGAAGAGGGGCTCCGGCTTCTGGCCGAGGCCAAGGATCGTGGCGTTCCATTTGATCTCATCCTGCTTGACTGGCGGATGCCAGGCATGGATGGCGTCGAGGTTGTTCATTCAATCGATGCGGCGTTTGAAGAGGGGCAGGGCGTGAGGCCGCCCACCGTGTTCATGGTGACAGCCTTCAGTCGCGAAGATTTGAAGGAGGAAAGCAGCGGACTGAATGTCGATGCCATTTTGAATAAGCCGGTGACACCTTCAGTGTTGTTCGACGCATTGGTCAGCATGCAGCAGAAGGAAAGTGTGCCGCGCCCTTCGGCAGAAGGGTCCTCCGGACTCAGAGGTTTTGGCCTTGAGACAGTGTGCGGAGCATCAATCCTTCTTGTTGAGGATAATGAAATAAATCAGCAGGTTGCGCGTGAGTTTCTTGAAAAGAACGGTTTTCTGGTCACGGTTGCCAGCGACGGGCGACAGGCAGTGGAGCAGGTCGCTCACGGAGCTTTCGATCTGGTTCTGATGGATTTGCATATGCCGATAATGGACGGCTTTGAGGCAACGCAGAGAATCCGTGCATTGCCTCAGGGCGCCAGGTTGCCAGTCATTGCGATGACGGCAGCAGCAATGGCGCAGGATCGCAGGGATAGCCTGAACGCGGGAATGAATGATCATATCGCGAAGCCCGTCGAACCAAAGAATCTCGCGGAAACACTGTTGAAGTGGCTCTCAGGTCCGAGTCAGGTGCGTTCCGGCAATACCGGTACCGCGTTTGCCGCTGCCTCAGATCATGACGAAGCTTCGGAAATAGAGGCCATCGAACGTCGCATGCCAGGCATCTCGGTGAGATTCGGATTGGCCAGGATCATGGGGAATCTGGCCTTGTACAAACGCCTCTTGCAATCCTTTTCCGAACGGCATTTGGAAACAGTACCGAAACTGCGAGCACTCCAGGCTGCGAATGATATCGATGCCATTGGGCTGGAAGCGCATAACCTGAAGGGGGAGGCAGGAAATCTTGGAATTGATGCGGTTCGAACGGCAGCAGACCATCTGGGAGTGCGGATCAAGGCGGGAGATTCGAGCGTTACGCTCCAACGACTTGTCGATGATCTGGTGAAACATCTTGAAGATGCCGTCGAACTATTGGGACCCGGTGCGTTTGCGCTAGAGGACGCTAACAGTAACGATGGCGGGGGGGCGACTGTCATTCCATTCAGCGTTGCGCAAGCCGAGGCACAACTCGGAATATTGCGTGACTTGCTTAGATCGAGAAATCTTGCAGCCCGGCGGGTCGCGAGCGAATTGGAAACCTCCTTTCGAGGCAATCCCGGGTTGCATGAAGTCCGCGAAATTGCGGGCGCTATACGCGAACTGCATTATGAGGCAGCGCTTTGCATGCTTGATCAACTGTTTTCCAGGCCACCGTGGGGGGCGGGAGCATGA
- a CDS encoding HD domain-containing phosphohydrolase, translated as MSADGRSRILIIDDSPGVIEFLDGVLSPDYEVSFATSGSEGVALAQRFPADIILLDVMMPELDGYEVCRQLRELRMTRDTPIVFLTSLASPKDEEFGLTQGADDFIAKPISPPVLRARVRNHLLFAQSRRALKRQNEELERLVFERTKEVMRRDHQLIAAQTSIITAFCALAEARDHETGNHIQRTQNYVRILAEKLRWDRRFGVLLNDDYINVLYKSAPLHDVGKVSIPDAILLKPVGLVPTEWEIMQRHCAAGSRAITRAAQEYGETEDSFFGVAAEIAMFHHERWDGSGYPQGLAGDEIPLSARLMAVADVYDALISPRVYKKALSAEKAIELMVEQRGRHFDPDILDAMVEISDRFNDIAQHFSDMSERES; from the coding sequence ATGAGCGCTGATGGTCGTTCCCGCATTCTGATTATCGATGATTCTCCTGGTGTCATCGAGTTTCTGGATGGGGTCTTGAGTCCCGATTACGAGGTGAGTTTTGCGACGAGCGGCAGTGAGGGGGTCGCCCTGGCGCAACGCTTTCCAGCGGATATCATTCTTCTGGATGTCATGATGCCCGAGCTTGATGGCTACGAAGTCTGCCGCCAATTGCGAGAACTCCGCATGACGCGAGACACGCCAATCGTGTTCCTTACCAGTCTGGCGAGTCCTAAGGATGAGGAGTTTGGTCTGACGCAGGGCGCTGACGATTTCATTGCCAAGCCGATCTCGCCACCGGTATTGCGTGCACGTGTCAGGAATCACCTCCTGTTCGCCCAGTCGCGACGTGCCCTGAAACGTCAAAATGAAGAATTGGAGCGCCTTGTATTCGAACGGACAAAAGAGGTGATGCGAAGGGATCACCAGCTCATCGCTGCACAAACCTCGATTATCACGGCGTTTTGTGCTCTCGCCGAAGCGCGTGACCATGAAACCGGAAATCATATTCAGAGAACGCAGAATTATGTCAGGATTCTTGCGGAGAAATTGAGATGGGATCGTCGGTTTGGCGTGCTTCTAAATGACGATTACATCAATGTTCTGTATAAGTCGGCTCCGCTCCATGATGTTGGCAAAGTGTCGATCCCGGATGCGATTCTTCTCAAGCCGGTTGGTTTGGTCCCGACCGAATGGGAGATCATGCAGCGCCACTGCGCCGCGGGAAGCCGGGCGATCACGCGGGCGGCGCAGGAGTATGGCGAGACCGAGGATAGCTTCTTCGGGGTGGCTGCTGAAATCGCGATGTTCCACCACGAACGCTGGGATGGCAGTGGCTATCCCCAAGGGCTGGCGGGTGACGAGATTCCTTTAAGCGCCCGCTTAATGGCCGTTGCCGATGTTTACGATGCCTTGATTTCTCCTCGGGTCTACAAGAAGGCTCTTTCCGCAGAAAAGGCTATCGAGTTGATGGTTGAACAGCGCGGGCGTCATTTTGATCCGGATATCCTTGATGCAATGGTTGAAATATCAGATCGGTTCAATGATATTGCGCAGCATTTCAGCGATATGTCGGAGCGAGAAAGCTAG
- a CDS encoding EamA family transporter, translating to MNAPSQHDKLPPAGLLLLAALALGWGINWPVMKIVLSEVPPLYFRAISLILGGSGLLVIARASGYSIAIPPGQFKVVAQLSLFNIIGWNVFAIYGVSLLPSGRAALLGFTMPVWGAILSVLILGERLNVRRIAALVLGLSGIVALMGGSISGFLEAPAGIACMLAAAWSWAFGIVMFKRKQVPMPTVALTGWTMFLGGIPLFLAALPLETARLTLPSFWPAAGLAYNTIIAFMFCYWAWNKIVLMVPVSVSSLSSLATPLIGVISGMLILGEPIGAQELLAAALILSAVATVSIRS from the coding sequence ATGAACGCTCCTTCTCAGCATGACAAACTCCCCCCCGCCGGACTCTTGCTGCTTGCCGCTCTCGCGCTGGGATGGGGCATCAACTGGCCGGTCATGAAAATCGTCCTGTCCGAAGTCCCTCCCCTGTATTTTCGTGCCATCAGCCTGATTCTCGGAGGCTCCGGCTTACTCGTCATCGCCCGCGCAAGCGGTTATTCGATTGCCATTCCTCCGGGGCAATTTAAGGTCGTGGCACAGTTATCGCTGTTCAACATCATCGGCTGGAACGTATTCGCCATTTATGGCGTATCTCTGCTCCCTTCCGGGCGTGCCGCCTTGCTCGGATTCACTATGCCGGTATGGGGAGCCATCCTCTCGGTGCTTATTCTCGGCGAGCGATTGAATGTACGACGGATCGCAGCACTTGTTCTCGGACTTTCCGGCATCGTCGCCCTCATGGGCGGAAGTATTTCCGGCTTTCTCGAGGCCCCGGCGGGAATCGCCTGCATGTTGGCGGCGGCCTGGAGTTGGGCCTTCGGTATCGTGATGTTCAAACGCAAACAGGTTCCCATGCCAACGGTCGCCCTGACCGGTTGGACGATGTTTCTCGGTGGAATCCCTCTTTTTCTTGCAGCCCTCCCACTTGAAACAGCACGCCTTACGCTCCCAAGCTTCTGGCCAGCCGCCGGCCTTGCCTATAACACGATCATCGCCTTCATGTTCTGTTACTGGGCCTGGAACAAGATCGTTCTGATGGTCCCGGTGTCAGTCTCTTCCTTGTCGTCGCTGGCGACACCGTTGATTGGCGTCATCAGCGGCATGCTCATCCTCGGCGAGCCCATCGGCGCTCAGGAACTCCTTGCGGCGGCACTGATCTTGTCCGCCGTTGCGACCGTTTCGATCCGGAGCTGA
- a CDS encoding DNA polymerase III subunit chi yields the protein MFFYHNAGDRLNAIAALISKAAQQNKAMLVYAPDPHVADAIDRQLWVQQPTGFVPHVRAQSPLASETLVVIADSLEHAPQSQRLFNLSREIPPGFSRFASLIEVVGQEDEDRQAGRERVKYYKDRGYAIKFIDLAEIQR from the coding sequence GTGTTTTTCTACCACAACGCTGGCGATCGCCTTAACGCCATTGCCGCCCTGATCAGCAAAGCGGCGCAGCAAAATAAAGCGATGCTGGTGTACGCGCCCGACCCACACGTCGCCGACGCAATCGACCGCCAACTCTGGGTCCAGCAGCCCACTGGTTTTGTGCCACACGTCCGTGCCCAGTCACCGCTTGCTTCCGAAACCCTCGTTGTCATTGCTGATTCGCTTGAGCACGCGCCTCAGAGTCAGCGACTCTTCAATCTTTCTCGCGAAATTCCGCCCGGATTCTCGCGATTTGCCAGCCTCATCGAAGTTGTCGGCCAAGAGGACGAAGATCGTCAGGCAGGGCGGGAGCGCGTGAAGTACTACAAGGATCGCGGCTATGCAATCAAGTTCATCGACCTTGCGGAGATTCAACGATGA
- a CDS encoding leucyl aminopeptidase has translation MEFSIKSASLDRQPNTCTVVGVFESGPLAGSAQELDAICGNALSKLIENGDFEGRSGTSLMLYHLPSAPSERILLVGLGKAKTFGDKDYCTAVRTAFKALRDSGATSAVLTLTTLALRKRSAAWKIRQAAIIVQETAYRFEQFKSKKNNKAPKLNSLILTVDSRKEIPTAESALAQGLAIGAGVSLARDLGNTPGNVCTPEHLAETARQLALEHALGCKVLERADMEKLGMNALLSVARGSRQPPKLIVLEYNGIEGAKNRKPVVLIGKGITFDSGGISLKPGEGMDEMKYDMCGAASVLGALKAAAEMKLPLRLVVIVPTAENMPGGNASKPGDIVSSMSGQTIEILNTDAEGRLILCDALSYAERFKPDAVIDVATLTGACVIALGNVASGLFANDNDLADDLRKAGDQAIDRAWQLPLWDDYQEQLKSNFADMANIGGRPAGSITAACFLSRFAEKFNWAHLDIAGTAWKSGADKGATGRPVPLLVHYLLGRAGKLD, from the coding sequence GTGGAATTTAGCATAAAAAGCGCCTCCCTGGACAGACAACCGAACACCTGCACCGTTGTAGGCGTATTCGAATCAGGCCCTTTGGCAGGAAGTGCGCAGGAACTCGACGCAATCTGTGGCAATGCACTGAGCAAACTCATCGAAAACGGCGATTTCGAGGGCCGATCCGGCACCAGTCTGATGCTGTACCATCTGCCTTCCGCGCCGAGTGAGCGGATATTGCTGGTTGGACTGGGCAAAGCCAAGACATTTGGTGACAAGGATTACTGCACAGCCGTTCGCACAGCTTTCAAGGCGCTGCGCGACAGTGGCGCCACCAGCGCTGTCCTGACACTCACTACACTTGCCTTGCGCAAGCGCAGTGCAGCATGGAAAATTCGGCAGGCGGCGATAATCGTGCAGGAAACCGCCTATCGTTTCGAGCAATTCAAGAGCAAGAAGAACAACAAGGCGCCAAAACTGAACAGTCTGATCCTGACGGTGGACAGTCGTAAGGAAATACCGACGGCAGAATCGGCATTGGCCCAAGGACTCGCGATTGGCGCCGGAGTCAGCCTCGCCCGGGATCTAGGCAACACGCCGGGGAACGTCTGTACCCCGGAGCACCTGGCTGAGACAGCCAGGCAACTGGCGCTCGAACACGCCCTCGGTTGCAAGGTGCTTGAACGCGCCGACATGGAAAAGCTCGGCATGAATGCCCTTCTGTCGGTCGCCCGCGGATCGCGTCAGCCACCGAAATTAATCGTTCTGGAGTACAACGGTATCGAGGGAGCCAAAAATCGAAAACCGGTGGTCCTCATCGGCAAAGGCATCACCTTCGACTCCGGGGGCATTTCGCTCAAGCCCGGCGAAGGCATGGACGAAATGAAGTACGACATGTGTGGCGCCGCCAGCGTGCTCGGCGCGCTCAAGGCTGCGGCCGAAATGAAGTTGCCTCTGCGGCTTGTCGTCATTGTCCCTACCGCCGAGAACATGCCGGGAGGAAACGCCAGCAAGCCTGGCGATATCGTCAGTTCGATGTCGGGACAAACCATCGAAATCCTCAATACCGACGCAGAAGGCCGTCTCATACTGTGTGACGCGCTGAGCTACGCCGAGCGCTTCAAGCCGGATGCCGTCATCGACGTCGCCACACTCACCGGTGCCTGCGTCATCGCGCTGGGCAATGTCGCGAGCGGCCTTTTCGCCAACGATAACGATCTTGCGGACGACCTTCGCAAGGCCGGCGACCAAGCCATTGATCGCGCCTGGCAACTGCCGCTCTGGGATGATTACCAGGAACAACTGAAGAGCAATTTTGCCGACATGGCCAACATTGGCGGTCGTCCGGCAGGCAGCATCACCGCCGCGTGCTTCCTCTCGCGCTTTGCTGAAAAATTCAACTGGGCACATCTCGACATTGCCGGAACCGCCTGGAAATCCGGGGCCGACAAAGGCGCAACGGGCCGTCCAGTCCCACTGCTGGTTCACTATCTGCTCGGCCGTGCGGGGAAACTCGATTGA
- the lptF gene encoding LPS export ABC transporter permease LptF, with translation MIFQRATRREFTQAAAGVFVALFAILVTTQLIRLLGEAAQGSIIPEAVAALLGFSAINYIPTLLSLSSFVAILLTLSRCYRDSEMVVWFSSGLSLRAWIRPVLVFMFPLVIAIGALALFVSPWALSKSAEYRGALNTRKDAGQATPGAFQESSSGDRVIFVEAVADDESYVKNVFVSSVQNRRVGVTMAATGHQEFSANGDRFVVLENGRRYEIEPGDREFRILEYGKYAVRIETKESRGVEVRPGNMPTLDLMRSDQPGHLAELLWRLGAPVSAVVLALLAIPLSFVNPRAGRSANMLLALFTYLLYNNLLTISQAWVASGRISFAVGVVGVHLFMLGLLPLLFFRRIAVLSVLRFLR, from the coding sequence ATGATCTTCCAGCGCGCCACGCGGCGCGAATTCACACAGGCTGCGGCCGGTGTTTTCGTGGCGCTCTTTGCGATCCTCGTGACGACCCAGCTGATTCGCTTACTTGGCGAGGCTGCGCAAGGGTCGATCATCCCGGAAGCGGTTGCAGCCCTGCTGGGTTTCTCTGCCATTAACTATATTCCGACCCTGCTGTCGCTGTCTTCGTTTGTTGCGATATTGCTGACCTTGTCGCGTTGCTACCGTGATTCGGAAATGGTCGTCTGGTTCTCGTCGGGATTGTCGCTGCGTGCGTGGATCAGACCCGTGCTGGTGTTCATGTTTCCGCTGGTGATCGCTATCGGCGCGTTGGCGCTGTTCGTTTCGCCCTGGGCGCTTTCGAAAAGCGCGGAGTATCGCGGGGCACTGAATACGCGTAAGGATGCCGGTCAAGCAACGCCCGGTGCCTTTCAGGAGTCTTCGTCCGGGGATCGGGTTATTTTCGTCGAGGCCGTTGCCGATGACGAAAGCTATGTCAAAAACGTCTTCGTGAGTTCCGTGCAAAATCGCCGGGTCGGCGTGACCATGGCTGCGACCGGGCATCAGGAGTTCTCGGCAAACGGCGATCGCTTCGTCGTGCTCGAGAACGGTCGGCGCTATGAAATTGAGCCGGGAGACCGCGAGTTCCGGATTCTCGAATACGGGAAGTATGCGGTCCGGATCGAGACCAAGGAATCGCGTGGTGTCGAGGTCAGACCGGGGAACATGCCAACACTCGATTTGATGCGGAGTGACCAGCCGGGGCATCTGGCTGAACTGCTCTGGCGGCTTGGCGCGCCTGTGTCGGCCGTGGTTTTGGCCTTGCTGGCGATTCCCTTGTCGTTTGTCAATCCACGCGCAGGACGTTCGGCGAACATGCTGCTCGCGCTGTTTACCTATTTGCTCTATAACAATCTCCTGACGATCAGTCAGGCTTGGGTCGCCAGTGGCAGGATATCCTTCGCCGTTGGCGTGGTGGGCGTCCATCTCTTCATGCTCGGCTTGCTGCCACTGCTGTTTTTCCGGCGGATCGCAGTACTGTCTGTCTTACGGTTCTTGCGATGA